The Miscanthus floridulus cultivar M001 chromosome 17, ASM1932011v1, whole genome shotgun sequence genome has a window encoding:
- the LOC136516836 gene encoding aquaporin TIP4-2: MSHPPPPPPPPVVQNISLRFSESFSLQGTGTTGAFTPPPAFPSPPGTGATRLLLAIIHSFMAKLVNKLVDSFDHDETTPDVGCVRAVLAELVLTFLFVFTGVSAAMAAGSGGKPGEAMPMATLAAVAIAHALAAGVLVTAGFHVSGGHLNPAVTVGLMVRGHITKLRAVLYVAAQLLASSLACILLRYLSGGMVTPVHALGAGISPMQGLVMEVILTFSLLFVTYAMILDPRSQVRTIGPLLTGLIVGANSLAGGNFTGASMNPARSFGPALATGVWTNHWVYWIGPLLGGPLAGFVYESLFIVNKTHELLLNGDI, from the exons ATGTcccaccctcctcctcctcctcctcctcctgtcgtTCAAAATATCTCGCTGCGCTTTTCCGAGTCCTTTTCCCTCCAAGGAACAGGAACAACCGGCGCTTTTACCCCACCACCCGCTTTTCCCTCCCCGCCAGGAACAGGAGCGACAAGGCTCCTCCTCGCAATAATTCATTCATTCATGGCGAAGCTCGTGAACAAGCTGGTCGATTCGTTCGACCACGACGAGACTACGCCGGACGTCGGCTGCGTGCGCGCCGTGCTGGCCGAGCTCGTCCTCACCTTCCTCTTCGTCTTCACCGGCGTCTCCGCTGCCATGGCCGCCG GGTCCGGCGGGAAGCCCGGCGAGGCTATGCCGATGGCGACGCTGGCGGCGGTGGCTATCGCGCACGCGCTGGCCGCCGGCGTCCTGGTGACGGCCGGGTTCCACGTCTCCGGCGGCCACCTGAACCCCGCCGTGACGGTGGGGCTCATGGTGCGGGGACACATCACCAAGCTCCGGGCGGTGCTGTACGTCGCCGCGCAGCTGCTGGCGTCCTCCCTCGCCTGCATCCTCCTCCGCTACCTCAGCGGCGGCATG GTGACCCCGGTGCATGCCCTGGGCGCGGGCATCAGCCCGATGCAGGGCCTGGTGATGGAGGTGATCCTCACCTTCTCCCTGCTGTTCGTCACCTACGCCATGATCCTGGACCCGCGGAGCCAGGTCCGCACCATCGGCCCGCTGCTGACGGGCCTCATCGTGGGCGCCAACAGCCTCGCCGGCGGCAACTTCACCGGCGCGTCCATGAACCCGGCGCGGTCCTTCGGGCCAGCCCTGGCCACCGGGGTCTGGACAAACCACTGGGTCTACTGGATCGGCCCGCTGCTCGGCGGGCCCCTGGCTGGCTTCGTGTACGAGTCGCTGTTCATTGTGAACAAGACGCACGAGCTGCTGCTCAATGGAGACATCTGA